The window TCGTCAAAGCTATAACGGATGACCGAACCTGTTATCCCCTCTCCCTCTCCGGCCCCTTCAGCATAGGACTTAATATATGGGACGGGGTCCGGCCATATAGGTGAAAATTTCGGAGCCACAAATGAGACGATGGACGAAAAAGCTATAAAAATGGCCAGAGGAATCGTCCATAAACGAACCGTTTCTTTCCCCACTGATATGTTTTCTGCATCGATGATCCGCTTTAACGTCAATAATCCTAATAATAAAAAACCAAAAATGACCGCGCGAATAATCGCCATCGTTCCGTCATAAGGAGTGAACGTATCAAGGATCGTAATATAAAGAACCGTCATGACATAAAACAGAAAAATGCTGTTTTTGACTTGTAGCCAGTAATACAAAAGGTGGGACATCATCCACAAAACGAAAAAGAATAACAGAGTACGAAACGAATCACTTACCAATTCCCAATCTTGATGAATGATACGAATCATATCCAACGTCCACAAAGACAGCCAACGAGGCTCGTCGGTTGGGATAGAAAAGTGCCAGCGATGGATAAAAAAGAAGATATAAGCGAGCGCCACACCTAATATATAGAAAAATCGCACGCGAGTATAAAGTAAGCCTAGGATAAGAGCGACAAACAGAACAAAATAGCCGATATACCCGGTATCGGTTAACTGTTGAATCGGCTGAAGCCATTCCCATAGAAGAAGAAATCCGAGTATGGCTAACACGATACGAAACGTCCGATTAGCTTTTTCAGTCATGCGTTTTTCACCTCCGCAAACGCATGGGAAAAGTCATGCTCCCGTAACACTTTGACCAACATCCCTTTTAACTTCGCCTCATTCATCGCGATTTTTTCTTCCCTTTTCAACGGTTCGCCATCTCGTTTGATTAAAAAGACACCAACTGATGTAAAGCGATGGAATTCTTTAATCATAAACGGCGTCATTGAGGTCGTCAGAATAAGGACGGAAACCGTTGTTGGCACTTCTTGTTGGAACGAACGAATGACTTGCTGGAACGAATCAGGGAAATTATCCTTTACTTTCGCTAAATGATAAAATACTTTTTGCTTTTGCTCATCGCCTCCGTTCAACGGGAGAATTGTGTATTCTTCTCCGACCGAATACACACCTAATTGTGCCCCGTGCTTTAACACCGCTCGTGTAACCGATGCGGCAAATTTCACAAGCAGTTCAAACGCCTCACTTTGTTCACGGTTCAGTAATAACCACACATCATGCGACCGTTTTTCTTCAAACTCTTTCGTCATTAATTCATTTTTCTTCGCAAAAGCTTTCCAATGAATCCACGACACCCGATCCCCCGGTTGATACTCTCTTACCCCTGTTACTAATGACGTATCTCTTTGTATTCGTAAGGTCGAATGAACCATTCCTTGGTCGTACCGGCTTTCTAACGGACGGTACACTATTTCGACATATGAGGGATAAACAAGGAGATGACTTTCATAAGAAAACATTTTCTCTCGTTCAATTAGCTGCAACGGATCGCCTATTGTACAGCGAACGACACGAAACAGATGCTCTCCTCTTGGAATATGGTTGATTAGATAACTTAATTCGATCGTTTTGCGAAACCATGGAAAAATGATTTTTTTGACGGGCTTACATTCTGAATGATCGGTAATGGAACTTGGCAGGATATCCTCTACCACCATGTAAAATAAAGGAAACGGAAACGACCGTGTCATTCGAATCGTCACCGGAACATGGTCTCCGGCTTTGACATTTGACCGGTCAATAATTCGTTCCACTTTAAAATCACGAAAGGGGTACAATAGTAAAAGAAAAGAATAAAGGGCAAACGGAATAAAACTATAAAATAAAAACCAACTGACAAAGCCCCCTTGAAACATGGCATAAGCAAACGTACTTGCCAATAAGATGATCAATAATATCCCTTTGAATGCGATTTTGAACGCCTGCTTCCATTTTTTCATCTTATCTCACGACCTTTTTAATCGGGATCTTCGTCCGTTGAATGATTTGTTGAACCACTTCTCGTGAAGTAACCCCTTCATACGTCGCCTCTGGTTTTAAAATCATTCGATGCGCAAACACGAACGGAGCTAAATATTGGACATCGTCTGGAATCACGTAATCACGACCTCTTAATAGGGCGTACGCTTGACAGGCCCGCATTAATCCGATAGACCCACGAGGACTAACGCCTAAGTACACATTCGTATGTGTTCTGGTGCGGGTAGCAAGATCGACTATATATCTTTTAATCGTTTCATCGACAATGACTTCAAGTACCGCTTCTTGCAGCTCTCTTAGCTCGTCTAAGGTTATCACCGGTTGAAGCTGTTCAATCGGCGGAATACGTTGCGCCCGATTTAACACCTCAATTTCTTCTTCTGCTGTTGGATACCCCATTTCAATTTTTAATAAAAATCTATCCAACTGCGCTTCTGGTAGTGGATATGTCCCCTCATATTCAATCGGGTTCTGCGTGGCCATCACAAAAAATGGAGCTTTCAACTGATACGATACTCCGTCGACAGTCACACTGCTTTCTTCCATACATTCGAGTAACGCCGATTGCGTTTTCGGTGACGTCCGGTTAATTTCATCGGCTAAAATGATATGGCCCATAATAGGACCAGGTCGGAACTGAAATTCCATTTTCTTTGGATCATAAATAGAAACACCGAGGACATCAGATGGCAATAAATCGGGGGTAAATTGAATTCGTTTAAACGTGGCACTAACGGATTTCGCTAATGACCGAACCATCATCGTTTTTCCGACACCTGGTACGTCTTCTAATAACACATGCCCCTTCGCTAACAAAGCGACTAAGCATAGCTCTCCAACTTCTTTTTTTCCGATCATCACTTTTTCAATATTATCAATTACGCGTAAAAGTTTCTCATTTGAGACCTTTGTCGTCATAACATTTCTCCACACCCTTCTTTCTGAATATTCGATAACATTTCATATTTTACAATAAACAGGAAATTTTTGATAGAATGATAGTTTCTCCTAAACAGATAAAAGAGGGCGAACGTATGTGCATCCGCCTCCCTCAATTATTATTGCGCTTATTCAATCGTTAACAATGTTTCGGTTACTTGTTGAATTAAAGCCGGCAACACGCCAAACGAGTACGGTTTATACACTCGTTCCGTCCATTTGTGACCATCTTTACCGTAAACCCCCATATTGATTGAAGGAACATTTAACTCTCGGATTTTTTGAACCGGTAATGAATAGTAATCACCTAACATTGGAAAATTGTTCAATAAATAGGAAATTTCTTCATCCGATTCGTGAATCGATAAATAACTTCCATCCGCTAAATATGGGAAAAAGCGTTTCATTTCAAACCGTTCTCCTGTACGCTGTTCCATTTGTTTCAGCACTTGCTCGACTACTTGAAGCATTATCCGCTCCCTTGGAACATGTGGTCGTAAATAATTGTGTGGTAAATACGGCGGAGCAAAAAAGACAATGACCCGCGGCTTTTTAATTGGATCAAGTTCGTTTAAAAGTTCGACAATTTTAAACGATAATATTCGTAAATCGACGTCTTTATACTGCTTTGCTACGGCCTTGCTGACACTTTCCACATCAATGTTC of the Bacillus sp. (in: firmicutes) genome contains:
- a CDS encoding DUF58 domain-containing protein, giving the protein MKKWKQAFKIAFKGILLIILLASTFAYAMFQGGFVSWFLFYSFIPFALYSFLLLLYPFRDFKVERIIDRSNVKAGDHVPVTIRMTRSFPFPLFYMVVEDILPSSITDHSECKPVKKIIFPWFRKTIELSYLINHIPRGEHLFRVVRCTIGDPLQLIEREKMFSYESHLLVYPSYVEIVYRPLESRYDQGMVHSTLRIQRDTSLVTGVREYQPGDRVSWIHWKAFAKKNELMTKEFEEKRSHDVWLLLNREQSEAFELLVKFAASVTRAVLKHGAQLGVYSVGEEYTILPLNGGDEQKQKVFYHLAKVKDNFPDSFQQVIRSFQQEVPTTVSVLILTTSMTPFMIKEFHRFTSVGVFLIKRDGEPLKREEKIAMNEAKLKGMLVKVLREHDFSHAFAEVKNA
- a CDS encoding MoxR family ATPase, which codes for MTTKVSNEKLLRVIDNIEKVMIGKKEVGELCLVALLAKGHVLLEDVPGVGKTMMVRSLAKSVSATFKRIQFTPDLLPSDVLGVSIYDPKKMEFQFRPGPIMGHIILADEINRTSPKTQSALLECMEESSVTVDGVSYQLKAPFFVMATQNPIEYEGTYPLPEAQLDRFLLKIEMGYPTAEEEIEVLNRAQRIPPIEQLQPVITLDELRELQEAVLEVIVDETIKRYIVDLATRTRTHTNVYLGVSPRGSIGLMRACQAYALLRGRDYVIPDDVQYLAPFVFAHRMILKPEATYEGVTSREVVQQIIQRTKIPIKKVVR